The sequence TTTGCTATAATAGGAGCAACAGAATGATAAGTGAGAGTGATTTCATTGAATAAATATTATGATATATATTTGGATTTGGTAAAGGATATAAAAGAAAAGAAATATTTGCCAGGAGATTTTTTGCCTGTTGAGATGAAGTTAGTTGAGAAATATCACGTTTCAAGAGAGACGGTGAGAAAAGCTCAGGCGCTTTTGATGGAGAATGGCCTTATTCAAAAAAAACAAGGTCGCGGGGCCATTGTTCTGGATATTAATAAGCTCAAATTTGCCGGTTCCGGCCTGGTCAGCTTTAATGAAATGCAAAAACAGCAGAATTTAAAAAGTGAAACAGCCATCTTAAAAAATAAAAGGGAAAAAATTTCAGGAGAATTAGCGAAAAAACTTAATTTAAATAAAAAGACTGAAGTGCTTTCCCTTGAAAGATTGCGAAAGATAAATGGAGAAGCTGTTATTTTAGATAAGGATTACTTAATAGCTGGAATTATTCCGGAGATTCCATTATCTGCTGCACAACTTTCCATCTATAATTATATTGAAAATGTTCTGGGCCTGAATATTGGATACGCTAATAAAGAAATTAACATTGAACCTGTAACAGAAGAAGACAGAATACTGCTTGATATTCATAATGATACCCATGTGGCGGTTGTCAGAAGTGAAGTTTATTTGGAAGATACAAGGTTTTTCCAATACCATGAATCAAGGCAGCGTGTGGATACATTCCGGTTTGTAGACTTTGCAAGAAGAAAAAATATAGTGGATTTTTAAATGAAATGAGGCTATGAAAAAAATAATTATTTTTTTCATAGCCTCATTTCATTTGCTGAGCATAATATTATTCATCTTGTAATTGCTTCTCAAAAATTTTCATTTTAGAAAATACAAAGGTAAGAACAATTGTAATTGTAATGGAAGTTCCCATTGCCAGGAAATATACACCCCAATATTCCGTAAAGATAGAAAGGAAGGCAGGTAATCCGGAAATTCCGATTGATCCGGCTTTTACTCCGGCAAGTGAAACAATTCCTCCTGCAACTCCGGCACCAATCATTGATGCAATGAATGGGAAACGGTAACGTAAATTCACCCCGAAGATGGCAGGTTCTGTAATACCAAGCCATGCTGAAATAGCGGCAGATACTGCAACGCCTTTCATTTTTTTATTTTTGCAAATGAAGAATATTGCCAAAGCTGCTGCACCCTGTCCAAGGCTGGCCATTACCTGGATTGGCCAAAGTGTTGCATAACCAAGAGCCCCGATCATTTGTAAATTAACTCCTAAGAATAAATGATGCATTCCGGTAACAACAAGCGGAGACACAAGCGCTCCAAATATAACTCCGGCTATTACAGGTGAAATATCAAATAAACCAACAACTCCGTTTGTAATTAAGTTTGCAAACCACATGGTAACAGGTCCGATAATTGTAAAGGTAAAGAATCCGGTGATTAACAGTGTCAGAGGAGCAACAAAAATCAGCTGAACCATATCCGGAATTTTCTTTGATAAAAACTGCTCAGTTTTCGCTAAAAGGTAAGATGAGAATAAAATAGGAATTACTTGCCCCTGATATCCGATTTTCGCAATATTCAGCCCCAAAATTTTCCAATATTGAACGTCCTCAGGTGTTCTCGCATATTGTGCACCTGGCATTAATGCAGGGTTTATTAAAATAAGTCCAAGAACAATACCTAAAACAGGATTTCCACCAAACTTTTTAACAGATGACCAGCCAACTAATGCAGGTAAAAATGAAAATGATGTGCTGGCAATAATATTTATCATATTGGAAATGCCGGCCCAACCAGGATGAACTTCTAAAACGGGCTTCTCATAAAAAATCCCTGGATTGGCAAGAAGGTTATTTAATCCCATCAATATACCGGCGGCAACAATGGCCGGTAAAATTGGGATGAAGATATCAGCCAGGACTTTTACACCTTTTTGAATAGGGTGTAATTTTTCATTACTCGCCTGTTTGATCTCTTCCTTGCTAGCTTCCTTTAACCCTGTTTCTTTGATAAGCGCAGCATATGCTTTGTTAACCAACCCTGGGCCAACAATGACCTGAAATTGTCCATTGGCAGAAAAGCTGCCTTTTACAATTTCTATTTTTTCCAATTCTTTTGTGTCAACCGTTTTCTCATCTTTTAAAATGAACCTTAACCGGGTGACACAGTGGGTTGCGGATGTTATGTTGGAAAGTCCGCCCACCGCATTAATAATTTGTTTGACTTGCTCATTTAAATTCATAGAACAACCTCCTCCTTATTCACATACCTTTTTGAATTTGACTAGACAAATTATAAATATAATTTAACATGGCAGAATCATGTATGTCAAGAAATACTTTCAAAAAAACCATGATGTATCTAGAGTCTATTTGGTTAATTTTTCATTTTGCATAAAAGTATTGCTTTTTTGATAAATAGTGAATATAATCGTAGTTATAGATTTGTCTAGTCAAATTTAGGACGTATTGGTCTGAAAAAAATGTTTTAATTTAAGTTAAGAATAAAGGTTAAAAAAGGAGAACTGCAATGAAACCAAATATTCTATTTATGATTTCTCATGATAGCGGAAGGAAATTCAGCAATTACGGATACAAAGTAGATACTCCTGCGATTCAAAAAATGTCGGAGGAGGGAATTCAGTTTAATCAGTATTTCTGCCCAGCTCCCCAGTGTAGTCCCAGCAGAGCCAGTATCTTAACGGGCCTATATCCCCACAATAATGGAATGATGGGGCTGGCGCACTTAGGTTTCTGTATTGACGGAAGTCATACAACATTACCTAAAGAGATGCAGAAAAACGGATATGAAACAACATTGATTGGATTAAGCCATGAAACAATCAATGTGGCTCCGCCTATTGAAGAACGGGTATTTTCTTCAACTTATGATTTAGGATATGACAACTTTATTCCTGTTCCAGGTGACAGAGCTCCGAGGGTTGCAGATGAAGTGATTGCGTTCTTAGAAAAGCATAAGGGCAATCCGGAACAGCCATTTTATCTGAATGTGGGCTTTTTTGAAACTCACAGGAGCTTTGATGAGTATGCACCATATGCAGACAAACAGGAAGAAGTTAAGGTGTTTGATTTTTTACCGGATACGCCTAACGTAAGAAAAGATATTACGCTATTTAACGCTTCTGCCAAAGTGCTGGATGCTGCCATTGGAAAAATAAATCATACATTGTCAGAAACAGGATTAGACAAAAATACAATTGTTATTCTTACAACAGATCATGGAGTGGATTTTCCGGGAGC is a genomic window of Lacrimispora sphenoides containing:
- the treR gene encoding trehalose operon repressor, which gives rise to MNKYYDIYLDLVKDIKEKKYLPGDFLPVEMKLVEKYHVSRETVRKAQALLMENGLIQKKQGRGAIVLDINKLKFAGSGLVSFNEMQKQQNLKSETAILKNKREKISGELAKKLNLNKKTEVLSLERLRKINGEAVILDKDYLIAGIIPEIPLSAAQLSIYNYIENVLGLNIGYANKEINIEPVTEEDRILLDIHNDTHVAVVRSEVYLEDTRFFQYHESRQRVDTFRFVDFARRKNIVDF
- the treB gene encoding PTS trehalose transporter subunit IIBC → MNLNEQVKQIINAVGGLSNITSATHCVTRLRFILKDEKTVDTKELEKIEIVKGSFSANGQFQVIVGPGLVNKAYAALIKETGLKEASKEEIKQASNEKLHPIQKGVKVLADIFIPILPAIVAAGILMGLNNLLANPGIFYEKPVLEVHPGWAGISNMINIIASTSFSFLPALVGWSSVKKFGGNPVLGIVLGLILINPALMPGAQYARTPEDVQYWKILGLNIAKIGYQGQVIPILFSSYLLAKTEQFLSKKIPDMVQLIFVAPLTLLITGFFTFTIIGPVTMWFANLITNGVVGLFDISPVIAGVIFGALVSPLVVTGMHHLFLGVNLQMIGALGYATLWPIQVMASLGQGAAALAIFFICKNKKMKGVAVSAAISAWLGITEPAIFGVNLRYRFPFIASMIGAGVAGGIVSLAGVKAGSIGISGLPAFLSIFTEYWGVYFLAMGTSITITIVLTFVFSKMKIFEKQLQDE
- a CDS encoding sulfatase family protein translates to MKPNILFMISHDSGRKFSNYGYKVDTPAIQKMSEEGIQFNQYFCPAPQCSPSRASILTGLYPHNNGMMGLAHLGFCIDGSHTTLPKEMQKNGYETTLIGLSHETINVAPPIEERVFSSTYDLGYDNFIPVPGDRAPRVADEVIAFLEKHKGNPEQPFYLNVGFFETHRSFDEYAPYADKQEEVKVFDFLPDTPNVRKDITLFNASAKVLDAAIGKINHTLSETGLDKNTIVILTTDHGVDFPGAKGTLKEAGLETGLIIVLPDREQKNTQKEALLCNVDLLPTILDLIGAEIPDNLDGKSFAHLLKSMEDAGRESFFTELTWHDRYHPMRGIRTREYSYVKNFADGPKVYLPIDSHLSLSGVDIRDQYYVPNDEEELYDLQKDPLEENNVINHPDYQHIAVELREKVKDWMVKTKDPLLKGPIAGTGSKRWEKEIEEGRAYPGRKKYYELHPEE